The Haloferax sp. Atlit-12N genome window below encodes:
- a CDS encoding Lrp/AsnC family transcriptional regulator: MSALSDDWRDGIDEVDAALIDEYQSGFPVERRPFRVVAAELGIDEDDALDRVRRLREDGIFRRFGPVLNPPVIGSSTLAAVSAPEERFEEVAELINGYRQVNHNYRRAHEWNMWFVVTAGSREARDRILAEIEERTGCEVLNLPMLTDYYIDLEFPIVNDDRFARESLGATDVSATRISEDATGDLSSLEARLLVEIQGGFPLSKTPYRDVADALDAEVDDVLVAVERLLADGCIKRIGCVVNHIVTGFRNNCMVVWNVPDDELDARGEAVGSLPYVTLCYHRPRRPEQGWEYNLFTMIHGRDADAVDEKIDELAADHLPFDHERLYSTAKLKQTGAQYEELVSSDD; this comes from the coding sequence ATGAGCGCGTTGTCGGACGATTGGCGGGACGGCATCGACGAGGTCGATGCGGCGCTTATCGACGAATACCAAAGCGGCTTCCCGGTCGAACGGCGGCCGTTCCGCGTCGTCGCCGCGGAGTTAGGCATCGACGAGGACGACGCCCTCGACCGCGTCCGTCGGCTCCGCGAAGACGGTATCTTCCGGCGGTTCGGGCCGGTCCTCAACCCGCCGGTCATCGGCAGTTCGACGCTCGCGGCCGTCTCGGCTCCCGAGGAACGCTTCGAGGAGGTCGCCGAACTCATCAACGGCTACCGGCAGGTGAACCACAACTACCGCCGCGCCCACGAGTGGAACATGTGGTTCGTCGTCACCGCCGGCTCCCGCGAGGCGCGCGACCGCATCCTCGCCGAAATCGAGGAGCGAACCGGCTGTGAGGTGCTGAACCTCCCGATGCTCACCGACTACTACATCGACCTCGAGTTCCCCATCGTCAACGACGACCGCTTCGCCCGCGAGAGCCTCGGCGCGACCGACGTGAGCGCCACCCGAATCTCCGAGGACGCGACCGGCGACCTCTCGTCGCTCGAAGCCCGCCTGCTCGTGGAGATTCAGGGCGGCTTCCCGCTGTCGAAGACGCCCTACCGGGACGTGGCCGACGCCCTCGACGCCGAGGTCGACGACGTGCTCGTCGCCGTCGAGCGTCTGCTCGCCGACGGCTGTATCAAGCGCATCGGCTGCGTCGTCAACCACATCGTCACCGGCTTTCGGAACAACTGCATGGTCGTCTGGAACGTCCCCGACGACGAACTCGACGCCCGCGGCGAGGCCGTCGGGAGCCTCCCGTACGTCACGCTCTGTTATCACCGGCCGCGCCGCCCCGAACAGGGCTGGGAGTACAACCTGTTTACCATGATTCACGGCCGGGACGCCGACGCCGTCGACGAGAAGATAGACGAACTCGCCGCCGACCACCTGCCGTTCGACCACGAGCGACTCTACTCGACGGCGAAACTGAAGCAGACCGGCGCGCAGTACGAGGAACTCGTGAGTTCGGACGACTGA
- a CDS encoding anthranilate phosphoribosyltransferase, whose amino-acid sequence MAVVDSEFGEWPLKRLMTEVVGTGTKSAEDMSREQASEAMRRILAGEPDHTTLGAFWLANRWKHNNAEELAAYADVMAERVEYAEPDADPVDCGANYDGKGKTAILGVAAGVVAAAAGTPVVVHSGDRVPTQKQDAYKHVLDELGVRTELDPEESADMVDDTGFGFYYQPRFNPAIHALWERRDNMGVRTFVNTIETIANPANASVHLGSFYHLAFAKKMVDTFEASEHHDLDRVLMFQGMEGYDDIRPGYTKVAEWTAGDDGEATFDDFDIETAEYGMDFEYDDLGVDEDDVAGDSAEITEAVLAGDREDRFADAVALNAALRIYAREDAETIDEGLEMARETIASGDAEAVLEDLRAF is encoded by the coding sequence ATGGCAGTAGTCGACAGCGAGTTCGGGGAATGGCCGCTGAAGCGTCTGATGACGGAAGTCGTCGGCACAGGGACGAAGTCCGCCGAGGACATGAGCCGCGAGCAGGCGTCCGAGGCGATGCGCCGCATCCTCGCCGGCGAACCGGACCACACGACGCTTGGCGCGTTCTGGCTCGCCAACCGCTGGAAGCACAACAACGCGGAGGAACTCGCCGCCTACGCCGACGTGATGGCCGAACGCGTCGAGTACGCCGAACCCGACGCCGACCCCGTCGACTGCGGCGCGAACTACGACGGCAAGGGCAAGACCGCCATCCTCGGCGTCGCCGCCGGCGTCGTCGCCGCCGCGGCCGGCACACCCGTCGTCGTCCACTCCGGCGACCGCGTCCCGACCCAGAAGCAGGACGCCTACAAGCACGTCCTCGACGAACTCGGCGTCCGCACGGAACTCGACCCCGAGGAATCCGCCGACATGGTCGACGACACCGGCTTCGGCTTCTACTATCAGCCGCGGTTTAACCCCGCCATCCACGCCCTCTGGGAGCGCCGCGACAACATGGGCGTCCGGACGTTCGTCAACACCATCGAGACCATCGCCAACCCCGCGAACGCCTCGGTTCACCTCGGGTCGTTCTACCACCTCGCGTTCGCCAAGAAGATGGTCGACACCTTCGAGGCGAGCGAGCACCACGACCTCGACCGCGTCCTCATGTTCCAGGGCATGGAAGGTTACGACGACATCCGCCCCGGCTACACGAAGGTCGCCGAGTGGACCGCCGGCGACGACGGCGAGGCCACCTTCGACGACTTCGACATCGAGACCGCCGAGTACGGCATGGACTTCGAGTACGACGACCTCGGCGTCGACGAGGACGACGTGGCCGGCGACTCCGCCGAAATCACCGAAGCCGTGCTCGCCGGCGACCGCGAGGACCGCTTCGCCGACGCCGTCGCCCTCAACGCGGCGCTCCGCATCTACGCCCGCGAGGACGCGGAAACCATCGACGAGGGGCTGGAGATGGCCCGCGAGACCATCGCCTCCGGCGACGCGGAAGCCGTGCTCGAAGACCTGCGCGCGTTCTAA
- a CDS encoding peptidylprolyl isomerase, which translates to MSDNPTATLHTNKGDITVELFEDKVPNTVENFVGLATGEKTWVHPETDETMEGEPLYEDILFHRIISDFMIQGGDPTGTGRGGPGYTFDDEFHSDLSHDGPGVLSMANRGPNTNGSQFFITLDAQPHLDGKHAVFGKVTDGMDVVEDIGSVPTDRDDKPVSDVVLESVDVEQ; encoded by the coding sequence ATGAGCGACAACCCAACGGCCACGCTCCACACGAACAAGGGCGACATCACGGTCGAACTCTTCGAGGACAAGGTCCCGAACACGGTCGAGAACTTCGTCGGCCTCGCGACGGGCGAGAAGACGTGGGTCCACCCCGAGACGGACGAGACGATGGAGGGCGAGCCTCTCTACGAGGACATCCTCTTCCACCGCATCATCTCGGACTTCATGATTCAGGGCGGCGACCCGACAGGGACCGGCCGCGGCGGCCCCGGCTACACCTTCGACGACGAGTTCCACTCGGACCTCAGCCACGACGGCCCCGGCGTGCTCTCGATGGCGAACCGCGGCCCCAACACGAACGGCTCGCAGTTCTTCATCACGCTCGACGCCCAGCCCCATCTCGACGGCAAGCACGCCGTCTTCGGGAAGGTCACGGACGGCATGGACGTCGTCGAGGACATCGGCTCTGTCCCGACCGACCGCGACGACAAGCCGGTGTCCGACGTGGTCCTCGAATCGGTCGACGTCGAGCAGTAA
- a CDS encoding succinylglutamate desuccinylase/aspartoacylase family protein: MHTAETVTLTRLPSGVPVQTTVHTYEPADGTDGPTLYVQAAQHGREINGTEVLRRLHGRLERAELSGRVVAVPVADPLTFDRVSYVTPEVLDSVNSNMNRVWPGDADGSLHQRMAAKLWEYISDADAIIDLHTGSPDMLTHTVYLRGDEASRDLARAFGVDILLAEAAGDEADDEWTERSFDGKLRVAATNAGIPSITPELAHNKQLVEPAIVAGVEGVLNVCRDMGILSGAVESWDGRIYRNHLGRVQAAASGLFVAREDVELGREVRPGDHLGWVYDPTTYEVLQEVEAERAGLVYSIAREATVTGGETLVGIALPLDDGEGDTEGDDPFDEADGDLDI, encoded by the coding sequence ATGCACACCGCGGAGACCGTGACGCTTACTCGCCTTCCCTCCGGCGTCCCGGTACAGACGACGGTTCACACCTACGAACCAGCCGACGGGACCGACGGCCCGACGCTCTACGTGCAGGCCGCCCAACACGGGCGCGAAATCAACGGCACCGAAGTGCTCCGCCGACTGCACGGCCGCCTCGAACGCGCGGAGCTTTCGGGCCGCGTCGTCGCCGTCCCCGTCGCCGACCCGCTGACGTTCGACCGCGTCTCCTACGTCACGCCCGAGGTGCTCGACTCCGTCAACTCCAACATGAACCGCGTCTGGCCGGGCGACGCCGACGGGTCGCTCCACCAGCGCATGGCCGCGAAGCTCTGGGAGTACATCAGCGACGCCGACGCCATCATCGACCTCCACACCGGGAGCCCGGACATGCTCACCCACACCGTCTACCTCCGGGGCGACGAGGCTTCCCGCGACCTCGCGCGGGCGTTCGGCGTCGATATCCTCCTCGCGGAGGCCGCGGGCGACGAGGCCGACGACGAGTGGACCGAACGGAGCTTCGACGGCAAACTCCGCGTGGCGGCCACGAACGCGGGCATTCCCTCCATCACCCCGGAACTCGCCCACAACAAACAGCTCGTCGAGCCGGCCATCGTCGCCGGCGTCGAGGGCGTGCTCAACGTCTGTCGCGACATGGGTATCCTCTCGGGCGCGGTCGAGTCGTGGGACGGCCGCATCTATCGCAACCACCTCGGCCGCGTGCAGGCCGCCGCCTCGGGCCTGTTCGTCGCCCGCGAGGACGTCGAACTCGGCCGCGAGGTCCGCCCCGGCGACCACCTCGGCTGGGTGTACGACCCGACCACCTACGAGGTACTGCAGGAGGTCGAAGCCGAGCGCGCGGGTCTCGTCTACTCTATCGCCCGCGAGGCGACCGTCACGGGCGGCGAGACGCTCGTCGGCATCGCGCTCCCGCTGGACGACGGCGAGGGCGACACCGAAGGGGACGACCCCTTCGACGAGGCCGACGGCGACCTCGACATATAG
- a CDS encoding DUF2892 domain-containing protein, translating into MVRNVGTLDRTVRLALGALLVVGGVGSYAGLFSLGFGPVPAALGAVFVAAVGVILLVTGFRRTCPLYLPFGIDTSDDRN; encoded by the coding sequence ATGGTACGAAACGTCGGCACGCTCGACCGGACTGTTCGCCTCGCGCTCGGCGCGCTCCTCGTCGTCGGCGGCGTCGGAAGCTACGCGGGGCTGTTCTCGCTCGGGTTCGGCCCGGTGCCCGCGGCGCTCGGAGCCGTGTTCGTCGCGGCCGTCGGCGTCATCCTGCTCGTGACCGGGTTCCGCCGGACGTGTCCGCTGTATCTTCCGTTCGGCATCGACACGTCCGACGACCGGAACTGA
- a CDS encoding NAD(P)/FAD-dependent oxidoreductase, which produces MTRDVCIVGAGAAGAGAAYALREANANVTILEKSRGVCGRAATRRRHGCRYDHGANYVKDYDRRTAQLVRGLGADGLVNIDEPVWTFDGDGVISEGDNRDQHKWTWTEGITQLAKRLLAETEATVERETRVAAIDHNPDSGYWSVVDEAGTRHGPFDSVLLTPPAPQTAGILTEMGWGDQCMVALREAIGSVEYRTVRTVVLHYPFEREEPWYALVNPDKTHPVGWVAREECKEGHVPDGESLLVVQPSPEWSEAHYDDPLDDAADEVAGMVAELLDDERLRDPDWVDDQGWRYALPDGVADREILRRGESHGLYFAGDWTVGEGRVHAALWSGVDAGERIAEQ; this is translated from the coding sequence ATGACTCGCGACGTGTGCATCGTCGGAGCCGGGGCCGCTGGGGCTGGCGCGGCCTACGCGCTCCGCGAGGCGAACGCGAACGTCACGATTCTCGAGAAGAGCCGCGGCGTGTGCGGGCGCGCCGCGACGCGCCGCCGACACGGCTGTCGGTACGACCACGGCGCGAACTACGTGAAAGACTACGACCGGCGAACGGCGCAGCTCGTCCGCGGACTGGGCGCGGACGGGTTGGTCAACATCGACGAGCCAGTCTGGACGTTCGACGGCGACGGCGTCATCTCGGAAGGCGACAACCGAGACCAACACAAGTGGACGTGGACCGAGGGCATCACCCAACTGGCGAAGCGCCTGCTCGCGGAGACCGAAGCGACCGTCGAGCGAGAGACGCGCGTGGCCGCCATCGACCACAACCCCGACAGCGGCTACTGGTCCGTCGTCGACGAGGCGGGGACGCGCCACGGCCCGTTCGACTCGGTGCTCCTGACGCCGCCGGCCCCGCAGACGGCCGGGATTCTCACCGAGATGGGCTGGGGCGACCAGTGCATGGTCGCGCTCCGCGAGGCCATCGGGAGCGTCGAGTACCGGACGGTTCGAACCGTCGTCCTCCACTACCCCTTCGAGCGCGAGGAGCCGTGGTACGCCCTCGTCAACCCCGACAAGACCCACCCGGTCGGCTGGGTCGCCCGCGAGGAGTGCAAGGAGGGCCACGTCCCCGACGGCGAGAGCCTGCTCGTCGTCCAACCGAGCCCCGAGTGGTCCGAGGCGCACTACGACGACCCCCTCGACGACGCGGCCGACGAGGTCGCCGGGATGGTCGCCGAACTCCTCGACGACGAGCGCCTGCGCGACCCCGACTGGGTAGACGACCAAGGCTGGCGGTACGCCCTCCCCGACGGCGTCGCCGACCGCGAGATACTCCGCCGCGGGGAGTCTCACGGCCTCTACTTCGCTGGCGACTGGACGGTCGGCGAGGGCCGGGTCCACGCCGCGCTCTGGAGCGGCGTCGACGCGGGCGAGCGAATCGCCGAGCAGTAG
- a CDS encoding HAD family hydrolase has product MYDSVIFDHDGVLTTLVELTPLRDATWDAFAELGVADPDPDHVEQVVIHVTPEDVRAAAEPYDLDPETLFRVRDELQSAAQQRAIADGQKVPYDDFDALRRIDAPMGIVSSNQQATIDFVVDHLDAADLFGTAYGREPSMTSLHRKKPEPYYLERAMADLGVESPLFVGDSDSDIAAAEAAGVDSAFIRRGHRADHTPTPDPTHEIAGLDDLLELDGVPVVGDASTASGPAADGGRENGAPSR; this is encoded by the coding sequence ATGTACGACTCGGTCATCTTCGACCACGACGGCGTGTTGACCACGCTCGTCGAACTCACTCCCCTCCGCGACGCGACGTGGGACGCCTTCGCCGAACTCGGCGTCGCCGACCCCGACCCGGACCACGTCGAGCAGGTGGTCATCCACGTCACGCCCGAGGACGTGCGCGCCGCCGCCGAGCCCTACGACCTCGACCCCGAGACGCTGTTCCGCGTCCGCGACGAACTCCAGTCGGCCGCCCAACAGCGGGCCATCGCCGACGGCCAGAAGGTTCCCTACGACGACTTCGACGCGCTCCGCCGCATCGACGCCCCGATGGGCATCGTCTCCAGCAACCAGCAGGCGACCATCGACTTCGTCGTCGACCACCTCGACGCCGCGGACCTGTTCGGCACCGCCTATGGTCGCGAGCCCTCGATGACGAGTCTCCACCGCAAGAAGCCCGAACCCTACTACCTCGAACGCGCCATGGCCGACCTCGGCGTCGAATCGCCGCTGTTCGTCGGCGACAGCGACAGCGACATCGCCGCCGCCGAGGCCGCGGGCGTCGACTCCGCGTTCATCCGCCGCGGCCACCGCGCCGACCACACGCCGACGCCCGATCCGACCCACGAAATCGCCGGCCTCGACGACCTGCTCGAACTCGACGGCGTGCCGGTCGTCGGCGACGCGTCCACCGCGTCCGGCCCTGCAGCTGACGGCGGCCGCGAGAACGGAGCGCCGTCTCGATGA
- a CDS encoding bile acid:sodium symporter family protein, which produces MNARSTLERLSELANTYFVGLVLLASAAALAQPDLFTWIAPYISPLLGLIMLGMGLTLQPVDFRRLAERPRDVAIGALAQWLIMPTAAYALTVVLSLPPELAVGVILVGAAPGGTASNVMAYLGKGDVALSVAITTVTTLAAPLVMPAWVVALAGEQLQVGFMDLFVNILQIVFIPVVLGFALRLVLDRNAPEVAEVGLDVFPLVSVLSIVAIVAAVVGLNVDTILGAGAAAIGAVVLHNAIGLGTGYGTGRLAGMSEDRVRTTTFEVGLQNSGLAAALALSFFSPAAALPPALFSVWHNITGPLLASYFSRSASGSAGGAPADD; this is translated from the coding sequence ATGAACGCCCGCTCGACCCTCGAACGGCTGTCGGAACTCGCCAACACCTACTTCGTCGGCCTCGTGCTCCTCGCGTCGGCCGCCGCGTTGGCGCAACCGGACCTGTTCACGTGGATTGCGCCCTACATCTCGCCGCTCCTCGGGCTCATCATGCTCGGGATGGGGCTGACGCTCCAACCCGTTGACTTCCGCCGACTCGCGGAGCGCCCGCGAGACGTGGCCATCGGCGCGCTCGCCCAGTGGCTCATCATGCCGACCGCCGCCTACGCGCTCACGGTGGTCCTCTCGCTCCCGCCGGAACTCGCCGTCGGCGTCATCCTCGTCGGCGCGGCCCCCGGCGGCACCGCCTCGAACGTCATGGCCTACCTCGGGAAAGGCGACGTGGCGCTCTCGGTCGCCATCACGACCGTCACCACGCTGGCCGCGCCGCTGGTCATGCCCGCGTGGGTCGTCGCGCTCGCCGGCGAACAGCTGCAGGTCGGCTTCATGGACCTGTTCGTCAACATCCTGCAAATCGTCTTCATCCCGGTCGTCCTCGGCTTCGCGCTCCGCCTCGTGCTCGACCGCAACGCGCCCGAGGTCGCCGAAGTCGGCCTCGACGTGTTCCCGCTCGTCTCGGTCCTGAGCATCGTCGCCATCGTCGCGGCCGTCGTCGGCCTCAACGTCGATACCATCCTCGGTGCGGGCGCGGCCGCCATCGGGGCCGTCGTCCTCCACAACGCCATCGGCCTCGGCACCGGCTACGGCACCGGCCGCCTCGCCGGGATGTCCGAGGACCGCGTCCGGACGACGACGTTCGAGGTCGGCCTCCAGAACAGCGGGCTCGCGGCGGCCCTCGCGCTGTCGTTCTTCTCGCCCGCCGCCGCCCTCCCGCCAGCGCTGTTCAGCGTCTGGCACAACATCACCGGCCCGCTCCTCGCCAGCTACTTCTCCCGGTCTGCGAGCGGCTCCGCCGGTGGCGCGCCGGCTGACGACTGA
- a CDS encoding PHP domain-containing protein, with protein MSALTVRIDPHVHSEGSYDAHDPVELILEQAAEIGLDAVVVTDHDVIDESLRAAQLAPMYGLVGIPGVEVSTADGHLLALGVEELPPRRRPLDETARWVRERGGVAIVPHPFQRSRHGIGRRRLGRYHDAAGGDAFDAIETYNSWLFTGYKNRRARRFAANRQYPGVAGSDAHKVGYVGRAYTEIDIPDVSRASLSGDDILDAIRNGSTEVQGRRTPIPTSTKHYAGAAGRKSAYYAKRGALGSALLAKKGAFKSGYYAKLGALKSGSLAKTGVAQAARMLYRMSPLSR; from the coding sequence GTGTCCGCGCTGACCGTCCGCATCGACCCCCACGTGCACTCGGAAGGCTCGTACGACGCGCACGACCCGGTGGAGCTCATCTTGGAGCAGGCCGCCGAAATCGGGTTGGACGCCGTCGTCGTCACCGACCACGACGTCATCGACGAGTCCCTTCGAGCGGCGCAACTCGCACCGATGTACGGCCTCGTCGGCATCCCCGGCGTGGAAGTCTCGACGGCCGACGGCCACCTCCTCGCGCTCGGCGTGGAGGAGCTTCCGCCGCGTCGTCGCCCGCTGGACGAGACGGCCCGCTGGGTGCGCGAGCGCGGCGGCGTCGCCATCGTCCCGCACCCCTTCCAGCGGAGCCGACACGGCATCGGTCGCCGTCGGCTCGGCCGGTATCACGACGCCGCGGGCGGCGACGCCTTCGACGCCATCGAGACGTACAACTCGTGGCTCTTCACGGGTTACAAGAACCGCCGCGCCCGCCGGTTCGCGGCGAACCGCCAGTACCCCGGCGTCGCCGGCAGCGACGCCCACAAAGTCGGGTACGTCGGCCGCGCCTACACGGAAATCGACATCCCCGACGTGTCGCGCGCGTCCCTCAGCGGTGACGACATCTTGGACGCCATCCGCAACGGCTCGACCGAGGTGCAGGGCCGGCGGACGCCGATTCCGACGAGCACGAAACACTACGCCGGCGCGGCCGGCCGAAAGTCCGCGTACTACGCCAAGCGCGGGGCGCTCGGGAGCGCGCTCCTCGCCAAGAAGGGCGCGTTCAAATCCGGCTACTACGCGAAACTCGGCGCGCTCAAGAGCGGGTCGCTGGCGAAGACCGGCGTCGCGCAGGCCGCGCGGATGCTCTACCGGATGTCGCCGCTCTCGCGGTAG
- a CDS encoding Rieske 2Fe-2S domain-containing protein, whose product MASEDRFRPAVDLADLRESGRELVALDGRSIVLFDHEGSVRATDNACPHMGFPLARGTVDEGVLTCHWHHARFELSCGDTFDPWADDVRTYPVEVRDGTVYVDPNPDPDDPPAVRWSNRLEDGLEQNLRLVVAKSVIGLLDAGVEPTEPLSTGVRFGCRYRRDGWGSGLTILTAMANVLSDLAPDDRKRALYQGLVHVAGDVSDEPPQFEQDALGATDTDFDRLRSWFRENVEVRDPDGAERVLRTAIAAGHDDAELAGMVAAAATDHRYLDTGHVLDFVNKACEALDHVGWDRADEVLPSLVRGLARADRAEESAEWRRPIDLAGTLDDVFADLDDHVAAGAGETWSRPDDLLDTLLGDDPHVIVDALTEAIRSGATPAQLADVVAFAAGTRVARFSTTNEFGDWNTVHHTFTYANAVHRLAERTGAKELYRGAFDAAINVYLDRFLNTPPAPLPDPAPDADPAEALETLSAAFDAEGRVNDAGRAVAGFLDGGGDPARLRRELGGALLREDAGFHTYQALEAGFRQAATRPPEEARTLLVGVARYLAAHSPTRREREQTFSIAARLQRGESVYGEDVEDAAR is encoded by the coding sequence ATGGCATCCGAAGACCGCTTTCGCCCCGCCGTCGACCTCGCGGACCTCCGTGAGTCGGGCCGCGAACTGGTCGCGCTAGATGGACGCTCTATCGTCCTTTTCGACCACGAGGGCTCCGTCAGGGCCACAGATAACGCTTGTCCGCACATGGGTTTCCCCCTCGCCCGCGGCACCGTTGACGAGGGCGTGCTGACCTGTCACTGGCACCACGCCCGGTTCGAACTCTCCTGCGGCGACACCTTCGACCCGTGGGCCGACGACGTGCGGACCTACCCAGTGGAGGTGCGCGACGGGACGGTCTACGTCGACCCGAACCCCGACCCGGACGACCCGCCGGCGGTCCGCTGGTCGAACCGGCTGGAAGACGGCCTCGAACAGAACCTCCGGCTGGTCGTCGCGAAGTCCGTCATCGGCCTCCTCGACGCCGGCGTCGAGCCGACGGAGCCGCTTTCGACCGGCGTCCGGTTCGGCTGTCGCTACCGGCGCGACGGCTGGGGGTCGGGGCTCACCATCCTGACCGCGATGGCGAACGTCCTCTCCGACCTCGCCCCCGACGACCGAAAGCGCGCGCTCTATCAGGGGCTCGTCCACGTCGCGGGCGACGTCTCAGACGAACCGCCGCAGTTCGAACAGGACGCCCTCGGCGCGACCGACACCGACTTCGACCGCCTGCGGTCGTGGTTCCGCGAGAACGTCGAGGTCCGCGACCCGGACGGCGCGGAACGCGTCCTCCGGACCGCCATCGCGGCCGGGCACGACGACGCCGAACTCGCCGGCATGGTCGCCGCCGCGGCCACCGACCACCGCTACCTCGACACGGGGCACGTTCTCGACTTCGTGAACAAGGCCTGCGAGGCGCTCGACCACGTCGGCTGGGACCGCGCCGACGAGGTCCTCCCGAGCCTCGTCCGCGGACTCGCCCGCGCCGACCGCGCCGAGGAGTCCGCCGAGTGGCGTCGCCCAATCGACCTCGCGGGCACGCTCGACGACGTGTTCGCCGACCTCGACGACCACGTCGCCGCCGGCGCGGGCGAGACGTGGTCCCGCCCGGACGACCTGCTCGATACCCTCCTCGGCGACGACCCACACGTCATCGTCGACGCGCTGACCGAGGCGATTCGAAGCGGCGCGACGCCCGCCCAACTCGCCGATGTCGTCGCCTTCGCCGCCGGGACCCGCGTCGCGCGGTTCTCGACCACCAACGAGTTCGGCGACTGGAACACGGTCCACCACACGTTCACCTACGCCAACGCGGTCCATCGGCTCGCCGAGCGGACGGGCGCGAAAGAGCTCTACCGCGGCGCGTTCGACGCCGCCATCAACGTCTACCTCGACCGGTTCCTGAACACGCCGCCGGCCCCGCTTCCCGACCCGGCCCCCGACGCCGACCCCGCGGAAGCACTCGAAACGCTGTCCGCGGCGTTCGACGCCGAGGGGCGGGTGAACGACGCCGGCCGGGCGGTCGCGGGGTTCCTCGACGGCGGCGGCGATCCGGCGAGGCTCCGCCGCGAACTCGGTGGCGCGCTGCTCCGCGAGGACGCCGGCTTCCACACCTATCAGGCGCTCGAAGCCGGGTTCAGACAGGCGGCGACGCGGCCGCCCGAGGAGGCTCGGACGCTTCTCGTCGGCGTCGCGCGCTACCTCGCGGCGCACTCGCCGACGCGCCGGGAGCGAGAACAGACGTTCAGCATCGCCGCGCGACTCCAGCGCGGCGAGTCGGTGTACGGTGAGGACGTCGAAGACGCGGCCCGCTGA
- a CDS encoding aldo/keto reductase, producing MTRSLPRIGLGTMGLDTPDEAAAVTTALELGYRHVDTAQIYGNEAVVGDALAAAGVPREDVTLATKVWADSLAPADVRRTTRESLEKLGTDYIDLLYVHRPIDTYDPEATLAAFDELVDDGLARGVGVSNFTVAELDEALDLLDAPLVAHQTEYHPLFQRPELLDHAEEHGYDVVAYSPLSGGRVRDVDEVVAVAEKHDATPEAVSLAWLAAKGLCPIPKASSERHLRANLDAVSLELDAGDVGAIDGIESEAELFPE from the coding sequence ATGACCCGGTCGCTTCCCCGCATCGGCCTCGGGACGATGGGCCTCGACACGCCCGACGAGGCCGCCGCCGTGACGACGGCGCTGGAGTTGGGTTACCGCCACGTCGATACCGCGCAGATTTACGGGAACGAGGCGGTCGTCGGCGACGCGCTCGCGGCGGCCGGCGTACCCCGCGAGGACGTGACGCTCGCCACCAAGGTCTGGGCGGACAGCCTCGCGCCCGCCGACGTGCGCCGGACGACCCGCGAGAGTCTCGAAAAGCTCGGAACTGACTACATCGACCTCCTGTATGTCCACCGCCCCATCGACACCTACGACCCCGAGGCGACGCTTGCGGCCTTCGACGAACTCGTCGACGACGGCCTCGCCCGCGGCGTCGGCGTGAGCAACTTCACCGTCGCCGAGTTGGACGAGGCGCTCGACCTGCTCGACGCGCCGCTCGTCGCCCACCAGACAGAGTACCACCCGCTGTTCCAGCGCCCCGAACTCCTCGACCACGCCGAGGAACACGGCTACGACGTTGTCGCCTACTCGCCGCTTTCGGGGGGCCGCGTCCGCGACGTGGACGAGGTCGTCGCAGTCGCGGAGAAACACGACGCGACGCCCGAAGCGGTGAGCCTCGCGTGGCTGGCCGCGAAGGGGCTGTGTCCCATCCCGAAGGCGTCGAGCGAGCGCCACCTCCGGGCGAACCTCGACGCCGTCTCGCTGGAACTCGACGCGGGCGACGTGGGGGCCATCGACGGTATCGAATCTGAGGCTGAACTGTTTCCTGAGTGA